A stretch of Ranitomeya variabilis isolate aRanVar5 chromosome 3, aRanVar5.hap1, whole genome shotgun sequence DNA encodes these proteins:
- the LOC143818462 gene encoding uncharacterized protein LOC143818462, with translation MYKNTPQRNPSNEKIGTGKEEEATKTSECDRLSPIYKLKTLQPCHSSQYCSSEHKKSISIRTVHEPPNSAPKDPQSEPLDLSVPKIRSIPEVKSHLSEEPLKLANYTFRSKSSRSDLFSLDTESHQGSHNLPCLLPDVLHNFIQSRYPFLHINHSFSGLSFCPFINCFYGNQPNNLTRCEDSTPMNVSEEEKKVACVSRKKTTKAENGLYACDQCNKSFQKSSSLLRHKYEHTGNRPHQCEICNKAFKHKHHLIEHIRLHSGEKPYSCDKCGKRFSHSGSFSQHMNHRYSYCHRDNTYLPENAEMAWGNTSNKSENHQSLHSTEERRNVVQT, from the exons ATGTATAAAAATACTCCACAAAGAAATCCCAGTAATGAGAAGATAGGAACTGGAAAAGAAGAGGAGGCTACAAAAACTAGTGAATGTGACCGGTTATCTCCTATATACAAACTGAAAACTTTACAGCCCTGCCATTCAAGTCAATATTGTAGCTCAGAACACAAGAAGTCAATTTCCATTAGAACTGTTCATGAACCACCCAACAGTGCTCCGAAAGACCCCCAAAGTGAGCCATTGGACTTATCTGTTCCAAAAATTCGCTCCATTCCAGAAGTGAAGTCACATTTAAGTGAGGAACCATTGAAACTTGCAAATTATACATTTAGAAGCAAAAGTTCCAGATCAGATTTATTCTCACTTGATACTGAGTCACATCAGGGGTCCCACAATTTGCCATGCCTGTTGCCAGATGTATTGCACAACTTCATTCAGAGTCGCTATCCATTTCTTCATATTAACCACAGTTTCAGTGGACTCTCATTCTGCCCTTTCATAAACTGCTTTTACGGAAACCAGCCAAATAACTTAACAAGATGTGAAGACTCCACACCAATG AATGTCTCAGAGGAAGAGAAAAAAGTTGCCTGTGTATCACGTAAGAAGACCACGAAAGCTGAGAATGGCCTATACGCCTGTGATCAGTGTAATAAGAGTTTCCAGAAAAGCAGTTCTCTTCTACGCCACAAATATGAACATACAG GAAACAGACCACATCAATGTGAAATTTGTAACAAGGCCTTCAAGCACAAACATCATCTCATTGAGCATATTCGTCTACACTCAGGAGAAAAACCATATAGTTGTGATAAATGTGGCAAAAGATTCTCCCATTCTGGGTCCTTCTCCCAACATATGAATCATCGCTATTCCTACTGCCATAGAGACAATACATATCTCCCAGAAAATGCTGAAATGGCTTGGGGAAACACATCGAACAAGTCTGAAAATCACCAATCATTGCATTCTACTGAAGAGCGGAGGAATGTGGTGCAGACATGA